In Malaclemys terrapin pileata isolate rMalTer1 chromosome 10, rMalTer1.hap1, whole genome shotgun sequence, the following are encoded in one genomic region:
- the BMERB1 gene encoding bMERB domain-containing protein 1 isoform X1, producing the protein MAGPLLRSGVRRFPWLCNVLLYGSLFSAGDAAQQLLRRRPGQEPDWAQTRHVALVALSFHGNFNYVWLRGLERALPGRAPGAVLAKVLCDQLVGAPVAILAFYTGMSILQGKENIFSDCKKKFWNTYKTGLLYWPFVQLSNFVLVPVYLRTAYTGLCGFLWAIFICFSQQSGDGTAKSAFLWFQREKVNADGEPSEK; encoded by the exons ATGGCCGGGCCGTTGCTCCGGAGCGGGGTGCGCCGGTTCCCCTGGCTCTGCAACGTGCTGCTCTACGGCAGCCTCTTCTCGGCCGGGGACGCGGCTCAGCAGCTGCTGCGGCGGCGCCCGGGGCAGGAGCCCGACTGGGCGCAGACCCGGCACGTGGCGCTGGTGGCCCTCAGCTTCCATGGCAACTTCAACTACGTGTGGCTGCGGGGGCTGGAGCGGGCGCTGCCCGGCCGCGCGCCCGGCGCGGTGCTGGCCAAGGTGCTGTGCGACCAGCTGGTGGGGGCGCCTGTCGCCATCCTGGCCTTCTACACGG GCATGAGTATACTTCAGGGGAAAGAGAACATTTTTTCCGACTGTAAAAAGAAATTCTGGAATACATATAAG ACTGGGCTGTTGTACTGGCCTTTTGTGCAG CTTTCAAACTTCGTTTTGGTCCCTGTTTACCTGAGAACAGCTTACACTGGGCTCTGTGGCTTTCTCTGGGCTATCTTCATTTGCTTTTCACAACAGAGCGGTGATGGCACAGCAAAGTCGGCTTTTCTGTGGTTCCAAAGAGAGAAGGTCAATGCAGATGGAGAACCATCAGAGAAATGA